One Halomonas sp. THAF5a genomic region harbors:
- a CDS encoding O-antigen ligase, with translation MTTETAPNRRLIRWFIGTAIFTFTVLMHVSFANLGGSGLRLPFNATVWMGFGVMMALSMWPATRGVIRYSAFHKGLGLLLLALWLPFIWSWNEASLIALPRMLTVTAGAILLLGLAQLQLTRRDWWWLGMAILLGALMETALGYAQMYLPGLDQWLNYTGTLSRPYGIFQQVNVMASFLVTGLVISAWLLDEARQSRLERGVTLLAPLFMPALILVIQSRTGWLATLIAVPMVLAHLWYSDRKRFNAWGGALAIGCVLAAIIWWTPWAETSNTIKSSASSAGERFPVYLHSLRMIAEEPITGWGYGRFQHDFLFSFADWRAALPINQPEIIDPIITQNYTHPHNELLYWGIEGGLLPIVAITAFSGWLGWRLWQNGRTGGSLLFTALLLPLALHSLTELPFYHSQAHWLVFILLVGMAASIRWSTQKIKNHYTFGVRVGALFAMPLLLVFMGTHLQAIHVFATNATSEGAVYDTRGIINPLGTPSLINRTNILLNLNNSISSKNKREAKNFANELEEEFSQRPYYVILKKLTESYRFINDKEKLRRTELVGEYIYPGKMGN, from the coding sequence ATGACCACCGAAACCGCCCCCAACCGTCGCCTGATCCGCTGGTTTATCGGCACAGCAATCTTCACCTTCACCGTGTTGATGCACGTATCATTCGCCAACCTGGGCGGTTCAGGCCTGCGTCTACCCTTTAATGCCACGGTTTGGATGGGCTTTGGCGTGATGATGGCGCTCTCCATGTGGCCCGCCACTCGGGGGGTGATTCGCTACAGCGCCTTCCATAAGGGGCTGGGGTTATTGCTGCTGGCGCTGTGGCTGCCGTTTATCTGGAGCTGGAATGAAGCCTCGCTGATCGCCCTTCCTCGCATGCTCACTGTGACCGCCGGAGCCATCCTGCTGCTGGGGCTGGCCCAGCTGCAGCTAACTCGTCGCGACTGGTGGTGGCTGGGCATGGCCATCCTGCTAGGGGCGCTGATGGAAACGGCTTTAGGGTATGCCCAAATGTATCTGCCGGGGCTAGATCAATGGCTGAACTATACCGGCACCCTATCGCGCCCCTACGGTATCTTCCAGCAGGTCAACGTGATGGCCAGTTTTCTGGTCACGGGACTGGTGATCTCCGCCTGGCTATTGGACGAGGCGCGCCAGAGCCGACTCGAGCGCGGCGTGACACTCCTTGCCCCGCTTTTCATGCCGGCACTGATTCTTGTCATACAGTCCCGTACTGGCTGGCTGGCAACGTTAATCGCGGTGCCCATGGTGCTTGCGCACCTTTGGTATTCCGATCGTAAGCGTTTCAACGCCTGGGGCGGCGCGCTGGCAATAGGCTGTGTGCTGGCAGCTATCATCTGGTGGACCCCTTGGGCCGAGACAAGCAATACCATTAAGTCTAGCGCAAGCTCGGCAGGTGAGCGTTTTCCTGTTTACCTACACAGCCTACGGATGATCGCCGAAGAACCAATCACAGGCTGGGGATATGGACGTTTTCAGCATGATTTCCTGTTCAGCTTTGCCGACTGGCGCGCGGCTCTGCCTATCAACCAGCCTGAGATCATAGATCCCATTATCACGCAGAACTATACCCACCCCCATAATGAATTGCTTTACTGGGGCATAGAAGGGGGATTGCTGCCGATAGTCGCCATCACCGCTTTTTCTGGGTGGCTAGGGTGGCGGCTGTGGCAAAATGGCCGGACAGGTGGAAGCCTTCTTTTCACCGCCCTTCTGTTACCTTTAGCCCTTCACAGCCTGACTGAGCTGCCTTTCTACCACAGTCAGGCTCACTGGCTGGTATTCATCCTGTTAGTTGGCATGGCAGCGAGCATTAGATGGTCTACCCAAAAGATAAAGAACCATTATACCTTTGGAGTTCGAGTGGGAGCTCTCTTCGCTATGCCACTATTATTAGTTTTCATGGGAACACACCTTCAAGCTATTCACGTCTTTGCCACGAATGCAACATCTGAAGGTGCAGTCTATGATACCAGAGGTATAATAAACCCGCTTGGAACCCCCTCCTTAATAAATAGAACCAACATTCTTCTGAATCTAAACAATTCAATATCAAGCAAGAACAAAAGAGAGGCAAAAAACTTTGCAAACGAACTTGAAGAGGAGTTCTCGCAGAGACCCTATTATGTTATATTAAAAAAACTCACGGAATCCTATAGATTTATCAATGACAAAGAAAAGCTTAGAAGAACTGAGCTTGTCGGGGAGTATATATACCCAGGAAAAATGGGAAATTAA
- a CDS encoding prepilin-type N-terminal cleavage/methylation domain-containing protein gives MNSVNAFAARQRGATLVELMVALVLGLLVVARATQMYSGMRQTFALASDVSARQAGVGFITQQLLRHVRTAEAIEIDGEALTLTMNGDQGATYCGATQTSLALTYRRDGETLRVEPDCPSAGSVLMTGIEGFVPEWAASGEPYGVSLSLTLAETDHLPARTLTFHAVGRELALRQALSEKE, from the coding sequence ATGAATAGCGTTAACGCCTTTGCCGCGCGACAGCGTGGCGCCACCCTGGTGGAGCTGATGGTGGCCCTGGTGCTCGGACTGCTCGTCGTGGCCAGGGCCACTCAGATGTATTCCGGCATGCGCCAGACCTTCGCGCTGGCATCCGACGTCTCGGCCCGTCAGGCAGGGGTGGGCTTCATCACCCAGCAGCTGCTGCGCCACGTACGCACGGCCGAGGCCATCGAGATCGACGGTGAGGCGCTGACGCTGACCATGAATGGAGACCAGGGCGCGACCTACTGCGGCGCCACCCAGACCTCACTGGCGCTGACCTATCGCCGGGACGGAGAGACGCTGCGGGTGGAGCCCGACTGCCCATCGGCGGGGAGCGTGCTGATGACGGGCATCGAAGGCTTCGTGCCTGAGTGGGCCGCGAGCGGCGAGCCCTACGGCGTATCGTTGAGCCTGACACTGGCCGAGACCGATCACCTGCCGGCACGAACGCTGACCTTCCATGCCGTCGGCCGGGAACTGGCCCTGCGCCAGGCCCTGAGTGAAAAGGAGTGA
- the cysQ gene encoding 3'(2'),5'-bisphosphate nucleotidase CysQ has translation MTLDRDTIERLIAGVEAAGREVMAIYRRSFAVEQKADESPLTEADMAAHHALVALLERETPGLPVLSEESGEISFTTRQGWARYWLVDPLDGTREFIAANGEFTLNLALVEEGVPVFGIVHAPALPGGAVTWWGEIGQGAFRSGGAEEQERPIRVRELPDPDCEPWQVVGSRRNGKGAYEVFCQALPAHNTRSIGSSLKFCLIAEGLADLYPRLAPTCEWDTAAAQAIVTAAGGQVLKASTLEPLRCNRRESLLNPAFIACGQRDPRWQRALIVALSNHSERRE, from the coding sequence ATGACATTGGACCGCGACACCATCGAAAGACTGATCGCCGGGGTGGAAGCCGCTGGCCGCGAAGTGATGGCGATCTACCGCCGTAGCTTCGCCGTAGAGCAGAAGGCCGATGAGAGTCCGCTGACCGAGGCGGACATGGCCGCCCACCACGCCCTGGTGGCGCTGCTCGAGCGCGAGACACCGGGCCTCCCTGTGTTATCGGAAGAGTCCGGCGAGATCTCTTTCACTACCCGCCAGGGGTGGGCGCGCTACTGGTTGGTCGATCCGCTGGACGGTACCCGGGAATTCATCGCCGCCAACGGTGAGTTTACCCTCAACCTGGCGCTGGTTGAGGAAGGCGTGCCGGTGTTCGGCATCGTGCATGCCCCGGCACTGCCCGGTGGCGCAGTGACCTGGTGGGGGGAGATAGGGCAGGGTGCCTTCCGAAGTGGAGGTGCAGAAGAGCAGGAACGGCCGATCCGCGTGCGTGAGTTGCCCGACCCCGACTGCGAGCCCTGGCAGGTGGTGGGCAGCCGTCGCAACGGCAAAGGAGCGTATGAGGTCTTCTGCCAGGCACTGCCCGCCCACAACACGCGATCGATCGGCAGTTCGCTGAAATTCTGCCTGATCGCCGAGGGCCTGGCCGACCTCTATCCGCGCCTGGCACCCACCTGCGAGTGGGACACGGCCGCGGCCCAGGCCATTGTGACCGCCGCCGGCGGCCAGGTGCTGAAGGCGAGCACACTTGAGCCGCTGCGTTGCAATCGGCGCGAGAGCCTTCTAAATCCCGCCTTTATCGCCTGTGGGCAGCGCGATCCGCGCTGGCAGCGGGCGCTGATCGTGGCGCTCAGTAACCATTCCGAGCGGCGCGAATAA